A genomic window from Candidatus Kouleothrix ribensis includes:
- a CDS encoding ABC transporter ATP-binding protein translates to MSSRIKTFLSYYKPYRGLVIADLVCALIVSAITLVFPLCARYITKNIVGGNLSNAIDQIYMVGALMLALVIIQTLCNTFVDYRGHMIGTMMESDMRRDLFEHYQKLSFGFYDQQKTGQLMTRVTNDLESISELCHHGPEDITIGLMKFIGVFAILFMINVKFAAIIFLFLPVMLIYAVYFNRRMNIALRASKDRIGDINAQVEDTLAGIRVVQSFANESIEREKFANANNRFIASRRAGYRSEAYFYQGMVTFTQLMTIAVIIFGSIAIVRTTLDVADLATYLLYIEAIIDPIQRLVNFARLYQEGITGFERFMEIMEVVPDIRDANGALELTHVQGTIAFNAVSFKYREDYDHVLKNISLEIKAGEYVALVGASGAGKTTLCALIPRFYDVNQGEILLDGENIKHVTLRSLRKSIGIVQQDVYLFAGTVLDNIGYGRADATREDIIEAAKQAHAHDFILALPDGYATDIGQRGVKLSGGQKQRLSIARVFLKNPPILIFDEATSALDNESERAVQQALEALASNRTMIVIAHRLSTIRKAQRIVVLTDDGISEQGTHAELVASGGVYASYARFADVT, encoded by the coding sequence ATGAGCAGTCGAATCAAGACATTCTTGTCGTACTATAAACCATACCGGGGATTGGTGATTGCAGATCTGGTGTGTGCGTTGATTGTTTCGGCAATAACACTGGTATTTCCACTATGTGCGCGGTACATCACTAAAAATATTGTAGGGGGGAATCTATCGAATGCAATAGATCAAATCTACATGGTTGGCGCGCTCATGCTTGCCCTGGTGATCATTCAGACGCTGTGTAATACATTCGTCGATTATCGTGGGCACATGATCGGAACTATGATGGAGAGTGATATGCGGCGTGATTTATTCGAGCACTATCAAAAGCTTTCGTTTGGTTTCTATGATCAGCAGAAGACCGGCCAGCTGATGACGCGCGTCACTAATGATCTGGAGTCGATTAGTGAGCTGTGCCATCATGGCCCGGAAGATATTACGATTGGATTAATGAAGTTTATTGGTGTTTTTGCAATTCTGTTTATGATAAATGTTAAGTTCGCCGCGATAATCTTTTTATTCTTGCCCGTAATGCTGATTTATGCCGTGTATTTCAATAGGCGAATGAATATTGCACTAAGAGCAAGCAAAGATCGGATTGGCGATATTAACGCGCAAGTTGAAGATACGCTTGCGGGTATCCGAGTGGTACAGTCATTTGCCAACGAGTCAATCGAAAGAGAGAAGTTTGCCAATGCGAACAACCGGTTTATTGCCAGCAGGCGCGCTGGCTATAGGAGTGAGGCGTACTTTTACCAGGGCATGGTTACTTTTACCCAGCTCATGACCATTGCGGTGATCATCTTTGGTAGTATTGCGATTGTGCGTACTACTTTAGATGTAGCCGATCTGGCAACCTATTTGTTGTACATCGAAGCAATCATCGATCCAATTCAGCGACTTGTAAACTTTGCCAGACTCTACCAAGAAGGTATTACCGGGTTTGAGCGGTTTATGGAGATCATGGAGGTAGTGCCGGATATTCGCGATGCGAATGGCGCGCTTGAGCTTACACATGTGCAGGGAACTATCGCATTCAACGCGGTAAGCTTTAAGTACCGAGAGGATTACGACCATGTGTTGAAGAACATCTCGCTCGAGATTAAAGCCGGCGAATATGTTGCCCTGGTAGGCGCATCAGGCGCTGGTAAAACCACCCTATGTGCTTTGATTCCACGTTTCTATGACGTAAACCAGGGGGAAATATTGCTCGATGGCGAGAATATCAAGCATGTTACGCTACGATCATTACGGAAGAGCATAGGCATTGTGCAGCAAGATGTGTATTTGTTTGCCGGGACAGTGCTCGACAATATCGGCTATGGTAGAGCTGATGCCACGCGGGAAGACATTATTGAAGCCGCCAAGCAGGCGCATGCGCATGATTTTATTCTGGCGCTACCCGATGGCTATGCGACAGATATCGGCCAACGTGGCGTAAAATTATCGGGTGGGCAGAAGCAGCGCTTGAGTATTGCGCGCGTTTTCTTGAAAAACCCGCCCATTCTGATCTTTGATGAAGCCACAAGCGCTTTAGATAATGAGAGCGAGCGGGCGGTGCAGCAGGCGCTCGAGGCGCTCGCCAGCAACCGCACGATGATCGTGATCGCCCACCGGCTTTCGACAATCCGCAAGGCACAGCGGATCGTCGTGCTGACTGACGACGGCATTAGCGAGCAGGGCACCCACGCGGAGCTGGTGGCGTCAGGTGGGGTCTACGCCAGCTATGCGCGCTTCGCTGATGTTACCTAG
- a CDS encoding thioredoxin family protein, with protein sequence MLERTLALVALALLIAASWVLLRGWRAWKLRRLSGVTPLAIVAPPGRPAIVSFSTPTCIECKNRQAPALTRLAAALGDAVTIRSLSALEHPDLVDQIGILTVPATVVLDRRGTVRHLNLGYASEQKLRDQLATVG encoded by the coding sequence ATACTCGAACGAACTCTTGCGCTCGTCGCCTTGGCGCTGCTGATCGCGGCCAGCTGGGTGCTGCTGCGCGGCTGGCGGGCCTGGAAGCTGCGCCGGCTATCCGGCGTCACGCCGCTGGCGATCGTGGCGCCGCCTGGGCGCCCGGCGATCGTATCCTTCTCGACGCCAACCTGCATCGAGTGTAAGAACCGCCAGGCGCCGGCACTGACACGCCTGGCGGCCGCGCTTGGTGACGCCGTGACGATCCGCTCGCTCTCGGCGCTCGAACACCCCGATCTGGTCGATCAGATCGGCATCTTGACGGTGCCGGCCACGGTGGTGCTCGACCGGCGCGGTACCGTGCGGCACCTCAACCTGGGCTACGCCAGCGAGCAGAAGCTGCGCGATCAGCTCGCCACGGTTGGGTAA
- a CDS encoding DUF4395 domain-containing protein, giving the protein MHGEAVSTRPAPARGQVDRTALRTNQACIIVLLALAFLADQPWLVAFVCVVMALGTAAPQAALFQRAYRDLLRPAGLLRPDVHAEDPAPHRFAQGLGAAVLLAATLALFAGAAALGWGLAFVVIGLAAINLLFGFCAGCFVYFQLARLRG; this is encoded by the coding sequence ATGCACGGCGAAGCAGTTTCTACGCGGCCGGCCCCGGCGCGCGGCCAGGTCGATCGCACGGCGCTGCGAACCAACCAGGCGTGTATTATCGTGCTGCTGGCGCTGGCGTTTCTAGCCGATCAGCCCTGGCTGGTAGCGTTCGTCTGCGTAGTGATGGCGCTAGGCACGGCAGCACCGCAGGCTGCGCTATTCCAGCGAGCGTACCGCGATCTGTTGCGCCCGGCCGGGCTGCTGCGGCCGGATGTGCATGCCGAAGACCCGGCGCCGCACCGGTTTGCCCAGGGCCTGGGTGCGGCGGTGCTGTTGGCCGCAACCCTGGCGCTGTTTGCGGGCGCGGCCGCGCTGGGCTGGGGCCTGGCGTTCGTGGTGATCGGGCTGGCGGCGATCAATCTGTTGTTTGGCTTCTGCGCCGGCTGCTTCGTGTATTTCCAGCTGGCTCGGCTGCGCGGCTAG